A segment of the Lolium perenne isolate Kyuss_39 chromosome 3, Kyuss_2.0, whole genome shotgun sequence genome:
GACGAGGGCAAGCCAAAGGTACCCAAGCTCCACgacgacgcccccaagagggtgATGACGCTAGGCGCCGCTGCCGTCGAGACCGAGAACGGTcaaaggttttcacccggagctcTAGCATGGGGGAGCGACCACAACGGTGCCCCCAAGAGGGACACGACACCCACGGGCGCCATCACTGTTGCGCAAAAGTGATGGGCTTTTGCACGAAATCAACTCCCAACACACCAAAGGAACCATGGGCAGCCCGCCGACACCAAACAAAGCCTGTGAGACATGGTCTGGGAGCTGCCACTGTCGAAGCAGCACTAACGCCCGGAAAGCCCGCCGCCCACTCCACGCCATCCCCATGACCTAGAGGTAAAGCCACCGCCACCGCTACATCGCCCGCCGGAGAGCCGACCGTGCAGTTTCCAGGGCTGTAGATTCACCAAATCTAACGACATACAAAATTCTCGCCATATAATCATTATTTGAAAATGTAGAAATATTGCTGTTAGAACAGCCTAAAAAAAAGCGGCAGCTCTGACTGAAGGATGAAGCAATCAGACAACCTATAAACACACAAAATATATTTCTCCTACAATATCATATTATTATGTCTCTCCTACAATATCATATTATTTGAGATGCTAAAGTTCGTTTCAAATACTATACCATTCTAATTTATAAACACACAAAATATATTTCTAGCCCTACGGAAACACAGTATCCAGTATGCACATGAAAACAGACAAGACAGTACGgacaagagagaagaagaaaaaggaaagaaacgCATTAAAACGGGGGATAGCTCCGCCGTAACCCACTGACGTTGGCGAACAGCCCGACAAGCTCTTGCTTGTACGGCAGATACGATCTCCTCCggccagcagcgccgccgccgcctccccctcctGCTCCTCCACCACCTTTGCTGTAATAGCTTCGTCCACGGTCACCGGCGCTGACAGCTCCGTCCCCTTTCCGGCGGCTCTCGTCCTGGTTGGGAGGCCCAGACCCTGAGCCAGCGCTGAAGAACACGAATTTCTCCTTGCCGTCGCTGTGGCTCCGGCCCACGAAGCGGTCGCTGATGCTGCGCCACCGGAGGACCGACCCCGTGGAGGCGCTCTTGCGGCACACCCGAGGGGACGCCGGAGCGGACTGCCCGGGCGCCCAGAGGCAGTAGCTCTCCGGCGCCACGCCCTCCAGCTCGCCGCCCACTTCGTCCGGCGGCGCCGGCGGTGGTCGTTCCTCCGCGTCCCTCTGCCTCGCACGGAAGTCCCGCTCCTCCAGCAGGAGCCGCCCCAGCGGCAGCCGCACGGTggccgtctccggcgccggcgccgggggGGACGGGGGCCGGCCGAAGATGGGGTACACGGGCACGATGCACCCTTCCGCCGCGAACGGCAGAGCGGGGAAAGTGAACCCGCGGCCGTCTTCATctccctcctcctcgccggcgacGGCGACGTAGTCATCCGCAGATTCCGGGAGGTTCTGGTGGTCTCTGTCCTCCATGACTCTCTCCTCGCCTTTTGCGGTTTGAAGGATGGCTAGATAATTTGATCGGTGGCTTTCCTTTTACTTGGCTGGCCTGGGTCGGGGTTCCTTGTTTGTATCGGCCTGAGCCGGTGGCGGCGGGAAGTGAAGGGAGGGCGATGTGGCATGAGCGCGCGATGCAGATAAGAGGGAGCGCAGCTGCAAGCTGACTGGTGGGCCGTACCAAGCTTTGGTTGGCAGCGTGGGACACGTGTCGTCGCGCGGTAAGGTGTGAGTGAGCAAGTTCTAGAAGTCCGAGAAACACGAAGTGAAAGGTAGTTGGAGCCATACATATCTGATGCATCCGAGTTATACAAAAAAAACATTGGATCAATCAAGGTTTTAACGAATTTGCTAGTATTTGCTATGTTTCATTTCACTACACCCAAAAAAATGTAGCAAGATCGGCCCAAATTAGCAGGGTGTTGTATGAAATTTAGTGTTATTATGTTTAATGAATATACGTGTACTATGTTTTTCAAATTTCTGTTGTTTTTATTTTGGTACAAACAACCACATCTCACTAACTTATATGACCAATCAGATTCTAGTCCACTATGGTCTATGGGGCGTTTGACCAAGCGGAGCTTGACCAATAGTTGCCAGTCACTTAATCAAGAGCCCATAAAACTAATCCTAGATGTTACAATATTTCTATATAGTACGGAGAACACTTTGTCTAACCACGTTGCGTACAAAATTAAAAATAACAGAAATTTAGATCTCTCAACAACCTCTCTCTCGAACTCTAGATCTCGCAACACTCCATTGTATCCACCATGAGCCATAGATCGCACCCCCGATCTCTCCTAAGTTGTGTCTAAGCTCAAGAGTGGTagtttcgcccaaaaaaatttatGTGTCGCATTCCACTACACTCTAAAAAGTGTAAAATGTAGCAAGACCGACGTTAACACAACACTCATATGTAATTTTTTATTATTGTGTTTAATTAATATATATGAGCATAGTGTTTTTAAAATTTATGTTCTTCTTTTTGAATCAAGCATATTCTTCATAGGTTCTGCGTCGCCGGCAATGGCCTAGCCGTGGTCCTTGCGAATGATCGCTCCAGCTATACCAGCTCCACTTGAAAAGTAGGCCGCGTCTGATGTCTCCCAAGTGGAGGAGATAAATTGTGGTATATTTCAATAAAAAAAGGTTTTCAAACCCAAGATAAGTTGAAGGTATTGATTAGGAAGTTTGATAAGTAAAACAATTAAAGATGCATTGGTTTTGTATTTTAGGTGTATAGTTTACAAAAAAAGTAAATTACTGAAAGTAAATTGCAATACAGTAAATGTTTTTTTTCAGAGAATCAATCCAACAAGAGGACAAGCTCAAGTGTTTGTGTTCTTATATGTGACAAGCGTTTCCAAAGGCGGCATGGATTACTTAGCAAGAAGATTACTAACAATATGGTAAGTATCTTGTCAATTTTTGTTCTTATTGGACTGAGCCTAAATTAGGTGCATCCAACTGAATGAGCAAGTACACCCCTTATGGTGGGTCCTATGGCCATTTTCAGGAGCAAATATAGGAATCATTAACACATAAATGTCCCACCATAGCACTTAGTACATGGGTCCCTGATATTAGTCCCTCCAATGAACTTGAAGTATTGGAATATAGTTTCTATCATTCTGCCCCTTTCAACCCTCTTCACTGCATTAAAGTGCAGCAGTATGAGCCCAAATTGGTGAAGTAGTATGCACTCGACGTTCGCATACGTAGAAATCATTGGCAATTCATCCTATGCCATCGAGAACATGGGGACCTACTAACAACAGTGAAACATGGTATGGATCAGTTGCATATGAATTACAACAAAATCTGAAAATATAATCTATCCACAAAATAAAGACAAGTTTCCAATCACAATCATGCAAAAAAGCACTTAAGCAATATATATCTAGGGTTCAATCAATCACAAACTATTAGGGGGTCGAGGTAGATCTTGGAGATGGATATGGTGCTGATGTTGGGGATGATGTTGATGGAAATGCACCCCCTACACCAAGGAGGAGTGGTGATGGCGATAGCCACAATTCCCCTTCTTTGAGGTTCCGGAACAACATAATTTACCCTCTCCCGGAGTAGGGAGATGGCTTTCGCCTCTGCCACCTTAGTAAATCATCGGAAATATATGGCGTAGATTTTCTCGTGAAACGGAGGCGTCTGTTAAAGGGAGAGTCAACACGATGCTCGAGGCCCGAACGGGCCTAGGTGGCGTGGCCTAGCAAGGTTGCCGCGCCATCTGATCTCTTTCAGCCCCCATGGCTCCTCTCGCGTGCTTCTTTTGTCTACGGTCCTTCTCCTGATGAAAAACTTTTGTGGTATTTTTTCTCGAATTATTTGGATTCTAGAAGATCCCTGAAACAACAAAATACGAAAAAGAAGGTTTTATGCCTCTTATAAAGTAAATACCGATGAAGGGGACTTTGTAGGAAAGTATCGTAAATCATCTAAAATGCAGAAACAATGGTAATGAAAATATAATTCTAAAGTGATCATAGATGCTGCTATTATGATGATACAAAAtacacgtatcaactcccccaagcttgaacCTTTGCTCGTCTTCGAGAAAATAAGAGAATAGATCATGCATCAATAAGCTTATGGTTTATCAAGTAAATACTCATCAACTTATTAATGTTCACTTGTCTCAAGATATTTATAAAGTATCAACCATGCAAATGAGGGAAACATACATAGATGCTCTAGCAACTACGTACACCTTACTTTTTAATATTAATGACTATTGTATGTTGGAAAATTAATTGAACCATCCTCAGTTTTGCATTTGTATCATAGGTATCCACTATGCTTATCTTGATGTTATTATTGAATTCACAAAAGAGATAAACACCCATGAGATAACTAGTTAAAAGAAAAGAGTTTTAATAACAAGATTGACATGAAGTTCAATTATGTTGAACACTTTCACCACTTTTGATGGTATCCGTTAATGGTCTTGTTTCTTATTAACCAGTGTAAACGTTTTTTTGAAGGCTAACACGTGTAAACTGTATTCATGGATCTTTCAATCATGTTATATGGTCTAGTCAACTTTTGTCTCGCACtttccatggctaactgaatgctCGGGTGCCTACCTTTCAATCATTTTCCAGTAGAGCATATGTATTCAAATATCCATGATCCTCATCAATTTACTCATTGATTACTAAGTTGAATAAGAGTATCTCATGTCCCCTTGTTATCGTCAGTTCCTAACTCTTTATGACCATTTACCTTGATCTTGTTCCTTTCTTTGTTTATTGCATTCTTGATTATTGAGATATACTCTATTCTTGTCCGACATGCCCAAATTAATTTATTTCAAAGCAAGATGTAACTGAAACTTCTAgatatgatgtgttcatatacatgAGTGTTACCCATAAATATCCAAATAAGAGAACCATGGATGGAACCAAATTTATATTCATTGGAAAGCACTCGATAAGGGATATATGTTGATGCTTTAAAAGCTTTACAAGCACTATGATAATTGATGACTAACAGATAGAAGCATACTCAACCGAAAAAACATGACTAGATGCAATATGAAAAACTAAAAAGCATTAAAACATTAGGtgaaactcccccaagcttgggttgTTGGAGTAGATCTTCCCTTCTTCTCTTCCTCTTTAGGTCCGCTTTCCTCATAGTGAGCTTACCACTCCTTGAGCTTCCAGGGATAGGGCCTCCCATTATACAAGGACAGAGGTGGATCGTTGAACTTGGAGGATGCAGCTTCAACAATCTTCTTGAAACAATCTTCATACTCATAGTTCTGGTTCTCCACATCCCACATGAGGGCTTGGAACGTATCTAGCTGTGAGAGGGTGTGTGCATACTTCTCCTCCAGATCCTTCATCTTTGACTCATATGACTCAACCTTTTTCTCCAGCTTAAGATTCATGAAGTGGTGAGCATCAAGACCGCGCTCAACCACATTAGCATACCTAAAAGTGGTGTCCTCCAAAGTCTGCAGCCTCTCTTCCATGGTGCCTCTAGTCTTCGGGACCTTCACTTCATCCACGAGCAGAACCCCGTCCTTGAAACTTAAGGTCTTCAAAGGATACACCACATAGTTGAGGTAGTAATTCACCATGCCCTTCTTTTGGAGTCATCTCCTCCTAGgttggtgttggagatatgcccaagaggcaataataaatggttattatataactttgtgtttatgataatgtttacataccatgctataattgtattaaccgaaacattgatacatgtgtgttatgtgaacaacaaggagtccctagtaagcctcttgtataactagcttgttgattaatagatgatcatcatttcatgatcatgaacattggatgttattaataacaaggttatgtcattatgtgaatgatataatggacacacccaattaaacgtagcataagatcacgtcattaagttatttgctataagctttcgatacatagttacctagtccctatgaccatgagatcatgtaaatcacttataccggaaaggtactttgattacatcaaacgccactgcgtaaatgggtggttataaaggtgggattaagtatccggaaagtatgagttgaggcatatggatcaacagtgggatttgtccatcccgatgacggatagatatactctgggccctctcggtggaatgtcgtctaatagcttgcaagcatatgaatggttcataagagaccacataccacggtacgagtaaagagtacttgtcatgagacgaggttgaacgaggtatagagataccgatgatcaaacctcggcaagtaaaatatcgcgtgacaaagggaattggtatcgtatgtgaatggttcattcgatcactaaagtcatcgttgaatatgtgggagccattatggatctccagatcccgctattggttattggtcggagagagttctcaaccatgtctacatagttcgcgaaccgtagggtgacacacttaaggtttgatgtcgtttaagtagatatggaatatggaatggagtccgaagttttgttcggagtctcggatgggatccaggacatcacgaggagttccggaatggtccggagaataagattcatatataggaagtcactttccaagtttggaaatgatccggtgaatttatggaaggtggtttctagaattatccggaaataaatcactatggaagtaggagtcccggagggactccacaaaccctaaccagccaaccaagtgggagggtggagtccatggtggactccacctccttggccggccaagaaaagggggaagggagagagtccctgtccctctaggtttcgtccataaggcagttttttctgttggggtcttattcgaagactttgggaaaacccttggggttccacctatataatgaggaggagagggagggggcagcccatggcttggccgcaccacccctgccccccttgaggccggcgcccatagccccctctccccaaaccctagcctcccctcctccacatacaaactcccgcagcgcataggcgaagccctgccggagttctccaccaccaccgccaccacgccgttgtgctgccgggattccgaggaggatctactacttccgctgcccgctggaacggggagaaggacgtcgtcttcatcaacaccgaacgtgtgaccgagtacggaggtgctgcccgatcgtggcaccgtgatcaagatcttctacgcgcttttgcaagcggcaagtgatcgtctaccgcagcaataagagcctactcttataggctttggaaatcttcaagggttagtctcgttcatccccgcgttgctcccatcttctagattgcatcttggcttggattgcgttctcgtggtaggaaaatttttgttttctatgcaaagaatccctacagtggtataagagccgtgtctatgcatagatggttgcatgagtagaacacaatggttttgtgggcgttgatgctcttgttgtctttagtttgagtagtttgcatctttgtggcatagtgggatgaagcggctcggactaactttacatgaccgcgttcatgagacttgttcctcgttcgacatgcaacttgtattgcataagaggctttgcgggtgtctgtctctcctactatagtgaagattcaatttactcttctattgataacattagtatcaccgttgtggttcatgttcgtaggtagattagatctctcccgaaaaccctaaaccacgtaaaatatgcaaaccaaattagagacgtctaacttgtttttgcagggtttggtgatgtgatatggccataatgtgatgatgaatatgtatgagatgatcattattgtattgtggcaaccggcaggagccttatggttgtctttaaatttcatgttgagtagtatttcaaagtagttgtaatagttgctacatgaggtgaaacaaccatgaagacggcgcaatGAACCttaacgctacgccgacgatgatggagatcatgcccgttgatgatggagatcatgtccgtgctttggagatgaagatcgaaggcgcaaagacaaaagggccatatcatatcacatatgaattgcatgtgatgttaatcctttatgcatcttattttgcttagaacgcggcagtagcattataagatgatccctcacattaatatcaagataataaagtgttctcccctcgtatgcaccgttgccaaatttcgtcgtttcaaagcatctcgtgatgatcggatgtgatagattcaacgttcatatacaacgggtgtaagccatgttgcacacacgtaatacttgggtttgcttgacgagcctagcatgtacagacatggcctcgggacaacggaaaccgaaaggttgaacacgagtcatatggatgatatgatcaacatgttgatgttcaccattgaagctacatcatctcacgtgatgatcggtttttggtgtagtggatttggatcgtgtaccacttaacaactatgagggatgttgtattaagtgggagttcattagtaattagattaaaacatgaactaattatcataaacatagtctgagtagtattttgaattaattttgtagtattggtatccgttttctaccatgcgctagtcttgtaattgagatagaaatactgttaaaatctgacaagaaactttacggattggtaccgtattgttaaagaatcaagaattgattaagtcctattgcaaacttttagtaaacctcacattgttgattcaaagagctatggtttcaattagtacctaaagttatcttgtctccgtgaaacttgaagttcaaatctgtttgaaaagtaaggagctgaaaatttagttttcagaaataatcaaggtatgagatatatgtgatatctaagaccttattgcaagatgatagaatataatttggtgagactacataaactcataagttttatgggaatgtacgaaggttgaagacgcaaggcgtcccaatcctccaactattggggcactaacgatattcgcatatccatgaagtaattgtccttagtatgcaccgttgctaagactcgtcgtttctaaacatcacgtgatgatcgggtgttatagattctaagtgtgcatacaacgagtgcaaggcagatttgcacatgtgaatactgaggttaaactttacgagcctagcatgtacagacatggtctcggaaagtcgtcatgatatgatggataaaattatgagtgaaattgttcatcatattaaaaggttgctaatagagaaatccggaacacttgtcatatgatgatcaacttcaaagtaagaacctcaaggttattggtatttgaccaacaaacctagaagttattaaagatgaagtgttttctgaataatgaggaaagctaaaagagaagttacaaaagatattttggcagaaagaaaagaaaagactagaaagtctagctcaggtgtatataaatgatatacatgttatggatgtattcctcgttaggtcacacaatgaaattcttgggtatttgtaccatattggttggtatgaagtgtcatacaaaacaacgcaatacaagaatacaatggcctaagtgactggcaaggaatatgataggaatacacgtctggaacaaaataaagtgttattatgttcgtcgttggcattctatctagcccttagaatttataatcaagaacttaataattgttattttgctctggtcaaatgaaaacaataagttgttcaaattatgacattactccatgtatgatggataagttattataaatcttaatggtgaaacacacatacataacactgacgctaaaatgccataaggcaaaagatttgaattccacttatttgtggaaccgccatttaggtcatgttagaaaggaacgcatgaaggaactccatgcaaatggatttttggagtcatttgatttttgaatcatttggtgcttgcaaatcttttctaaagagaatgactaaaataccgttcataggccaagagttgaatgggcaactaacttagtgaaaacatacataatgatgtatgtggctcactaggcatagttgtgtgcgggagattcttctacttcatgaaaacttccaacaatgaattgagtatatatatgtggatatattcgataaggaagaagtttgaaacatttgaatagattcaaataaaattcagcatgaaatagaaatcatcataatagaaaagtcaaatatctatgattggatcatagtggaaatatttgaattacgagttttagcgaacatctaagagagttatgaaattgttctacaactcacatttcttgaagtatcatagtgatgatgaagtatccaagagatgtatccaaaccttgttgggtcaatgatgagataaaatattaatgccattataatttttgtggattatgctttagagactaccgcttttacactgaatagagcatcatcatgatccgttgaaatgacaccatacgagttatggcatgggtatgaaccctgataatcttttcttaaattttggtatgcatagcataagtaaataagtttacaaccaaaatcggataaatgtctttgttggttatcccagaaatttgattgggaattcttcccacgagacaaagacaaaagtgtttgtcaatgtttcttatttccaagaaattgttttctagcgaagtatttgagtgggaggacaatagaacttgataaggtttatgaacctgagcataatgatcagagtagcgcagcatcggaaattggttccggaagcggccacaacgatcatggctccc
Coding sequences within it:
- the LOC139838089 gene encoding uncharacterized protein, producing MVNYYLNYVVYPLKTLSFKDGVLLVDEVKVPKTRGTMEERLQTLEDTTFRYANVVERGLDAHHFMNLKLEKKVESYESKMKDLEEKYAHTLSQLDTFQALMWDVENQNYEYEDCFKKIVEAASSKFNDPPLSLYNGRPYPWKLKEW
- the LOC127343200 gene encoding uncharacterized protein; protein product: MEDRDHQNLPESADDYVAVAGEEEGDEDGRGFTFPALPFAAEGCIVPVYPIFGRPPSPPAPAPETATVRLPLGRLLLEERDFRARQRDAEERPPPAPPDEVGGELEGVAPESYCLWAPGQSAPASPRVCRKSASTGSVLRWRSISDRFVGRSHSDGKEKFVFFSAGSGSGPPNQDESRRKGDGAVSAGDRGRSYYSKGGGGAGGGGGGGAAGRRRSYLPYKQELVGLFANVSGLRRSYPPF